The Candidatus Nitrospira nitrificans region ATGCCTGGATTCAGGTGGATCGATTGCTTGTTCCACGTTCGGCTTTCAGTGCGCAGCCTGTATCGGAGTTGCCCTTTCAAATTTCTCAACGCGCCGACTATATCGTGAACGACTTCTTCGAATGGGTGCAGCACAACCGCGCGATTGTGAATACCAGAGATGAACCCTTAGCCGATCCCAATCAATACCGGCGGATTCATCTGCTGCTGGGCGATTCCAATATGACCGAATATGCGACGGCATTGAAGCTCGGTACGACCGGGCTGGTGCTGCAGCTGATCGAGGAGGGACATGCGCCTCAAGAATTGGAGATCGATGAACCGGTGGAGGCGCTCCAGGAGATTTCGCAGGATCAAGAGCGGCGCTGGTTGGTTCGGTTGCAGTCTCACAAGATGATGTCGGCTGTGGACATTCAAGAACGATTTCTTGACTGTGCCGTCCGGCATTACGGGGGGCAGGATGAAGAAACCGATTGGGTTCTTGCCCAATGGGCATCGGTGCTCCATGATCTGCGCGGCGATTATCAGAAGCTCGTCGGGCGTGTCGATTGGGCATCCAAATTGTGGTTGTTGGACTGCTTTCGAGACGCGGAACATGTCGAGTGGACCGATCCTGTGCTGAAGAGTTTGGACTTGGAGTATCACAATCTGAATCCGGCGAAGGGCTTGTATCATGGATTATTAGAAGAGGGGCGTGTTCCTCGTGTGACGACGGACGGCCTCATTGATCTCGCGATGGAAACCGGACCTAAGAACACGCGTGCGTACGGCCGCAGTGAACTGGTCAAACATCTCCTGAGTGAGCGGCCCGCTTCAGTGACGGATGAGCTTCCAGCCTCTGATGGATTGTTTCCTGCCTATGT contains the following coding sequences:
- a CDS encoding proteasome accessory factor PafA2 family protein; the encoded protein is MLNRIFGLETEYGLLIHEDRPDHSPTWFAHRIRDHLFQVQRRGVPDLHHRGHDEPPGNGGFLTNAGRIYLDMGHLEYASPECHSLMDVVASDRAGDLLLQRTIEALGFCNQVSLIKNNIDHETDATFGSHENYLVSRRFPFSRRGMVPLVTFLVTRQIFTGSGRVGSAAPQDAWIQVDRLLVPRSAFSAQPVSELPFQISQRADYIVNDFFEWVQHNRAIVNTRDEPLADPNQYRRIHLLLGDSNMTEYATALKLGTTGLVLQLIEEGHAPQELEIDEPVEALQEISQDQERRWLVRLQSHKMMSAVDIQERFLDCAVRHYGGQDEETDWVLAQWASVLHDLRGDYQKLVGRVDWASKLWLLDCFRDAEHVEWTDPVLKSLDLEYHNLNPAKGLYHGLLEEGRVPRVTTDGLIDLAMETGPKNTRAYGRSELVKHLLSERPASVTDELPASDGLFPAYVINWSIFQVRGRAPFPMPDPFKTYVEDVRTHLDSVIV